A genomic stretch from Candidatus Nitrososphaera gargensis Ga9.2 includes:
- a CDS encoding zinc-ribbon domain-containing protein, which translates to MMAEDMAQKKLRGSGGYTIARVTDEEQKKGNLGGPELFLAGIGRLDEDRFVKYYCNKCEKEYEGAPAVQYENPNEDLGEGVTLIEKGEYKCRTCGSTIAQYRKFDAPAVAQQQDQVQAPRAEQATSTIPDLAVTPAVAAAATANDSFVPIQSLIGMSAYDSEAMLIGKVEQIGLSREAGNAKITLKIGDRQVSWDGVSKIGDIVLLKMAETRATMTSGGRCHACGYQNEPGSAFCAECGSKL; encoded by the coding sequence ATGATGGCTGAAGACATGGCGCAGAAAAAGCTGCGCGGCTCGGGTGGTTACACTATCGCAAGGGTGACTGACGAGGAGCAGAAAAAGGGCAACCTCGGTGGCCCGGAACTGTTCCTTGCCGGCATAGGCAGGCTGGACGAGGACAGGTTCGTAAAATACTACTGCAACAAGTGTGAAAAAGAGTACGAAGGGGCGCCGGCGGTCCAGTACGAAAACCCAAACGAGGACCTTGGTGAGGGAGTCACGCTCATTGAAAAGGGCGAGTACAAGTGCAGGACGTGTGGTTCTACCATCGCGCAGTACCGCAAATTTGACGCGCCAGCAGTCGCCCAGCAGCAAGATCAGGTGCAGGCTCCAAGGGCCGAGCAGGCTACTTCTACTATTCCAGACCTCGCTGTTACTCCAGCAGTCGCCGCGGCGGCGACTGCAAACGATAGCTTTGTCCCAATACAGTCGCTCATAGGTATGTCTGCATACGACAGCGAGGCGATGCTGATAGGCAAGGTGGAACAGATCGGCCTGAGCAGGGAAGCCGGAAACGCCAAGATTACGCTCAAGATAGGCGACAGGCAGGTGTCGTGGGACGGCGTTTCAAAGATAGGCGACATTGTGCTCCTAAAGATGGCAGAGACCAGGGCAACAATGACTTCAGGCGGAAGGTGCCATGCGTGCGGCTACCAGAACGAGCCGGGCTCTGCGTTCTGCGCAGAGTGCGGAAGCAAGCTGTGA
- a CDS encoding ABC transporter permease: MNAVAILLYRNLVASIDKVFLVWQVVFPIVYIFIAGYSYSALIGEGGVPVGSAFIAYPAYLAAGMIGFNMMNSSTIAGSIIWNDKRNGMFQQILVMPFARMEYIAGSIITIMLMGLASAGLILVAGTPTLVGSAVPTLVGSMYVLYALITGAIFFGSIAIIISTRLKSNEGFNVIVNSVFLFFSFVSTAFYPTQGVPGALSTAFYFNPLTYIVDITRAGIFNQIDFFTNVEVGIIAAITAAAFFLATLSMLRMKI, translated from the coding sequence TTGAACGCCGTCGCCATACTGCTGTACCGGAACCTTGTCGCCTCGATTGATAAGGTATTCCTCGTGTGGCAGGTAGTCTTCCCAATAGTCTACATCTTTATCGCTGGCTACTCTTATTCCGCGCTCATTGGCGAGGGCGGCGTCCCGGTGGGCAGCGCCTTCATCGCATACCCGGCGTACCTTGCAGCTGGCATGATCGGCTTTAACATGATGAACAGCAGCACGATCGCGGGCAGCATAATATGGAACGACAAGCGAAACGGCATGTTCCAGCAGATACTGGTGATGCCTTTTGCAAGGATGGAGTACATCGCCGGTAGCATCATCACGATAATGCTCATGGGCCTTGCAAGCGCTGGCCTCATCCTAGTGGCAGGGACTCCCACGCTAGTCGGGAGCGCGGTGCCTACGCTTGTCGGGTCGATGTATGTGCTCTACGCCCTGATAACCGGCGCAATATTCTTTGGCTCCATTGCGATAATAATATCGACGCGGCTCAAGAGCAACGAGGGCTTTAACGTCATTGTCAACAGCGTCTTTCTGTTCTTTTCGTTCGTCAGCACTGCATTCTACCCGACACAGGGGGTGCCCGGCGCGCTGAGCACGGCCTTTTACTTTAATCCTCTGACGTACATCGTGGACATCACCAGAGCAGGCATATTCAATCAGATTGACTTTTTCACAAACGTCGAAGTCGGGATCATTGCTGCGATAACTGCGGCCGCGTTCTTTCTTGCCACGCTGTCGATGTTGAGGATGAAGATCTAG
- a CDS encoding ABC transporter ATP-binding protein codes for MEEPCVHVSDLRKSYGSVQAVDGVSFDIEYGRVFGFLGPNGAGKTTTIKVLTTLVHPTSGTVKIFGKDIVKHQKEIKKKIGVVLQEPSFEANLTVERALELYGLMWGVPSEKRRDRARELLDKFDLASFKGMKNDELSIGQRRRVQVAREFMHDMDLLFLDEPTVGLDPAARRILLDYVKKHVKGGLTVFFTTHIMEEAEYLCDEIAIINRGKIIATDTPAGLKQKYGGVKAVEIKLRDSSAQSVMHIIRPIAGSSSIIETPAESMIRISSADAQEMLMKIIESLSKDAVQIESVSVNPPTLEEVFLAVIDKEEKEA; via the coding sequence ATGGAAGAGCCATGCGTTCACGTCTCTGACCTGCGTAAGAGCTACGGCTCGGTGCAAGCTGTAGACGGCGTGTCCTTTGACATAGAGTATGGCAGGGTATTTGGCTTCCTCGGCCCAAACGGAGCTGGCAAGACCACTACGATAAAGGTGCTGACCACGCTTGTCCACCCGACATCCGGCACGGTCAAGATATTTGGCAAGGACATCGTCAAGCACCAGAAAGAGATCAAGAAAAAGATAGGAGTGGTGCTGCAGGAGCCGAGCTTTGAAGCGAACCTGACTGTCGAGCGGGCGCTTGAGCTGTATGGCTTAATGTGGGGAGTGCCGAGCGAAAAGAGGCGCGATAGGGCGCGGGAGCTCTTGGACAAGTTCGACCTTGCGTCCTTCAAGGGCATGAAAAACGACGAGCTATCCATAGGCCAGAGGAGGCGGGTGCAGGTGGCAAGGGAGTTCATGCACGACATGGATCTGCTCTTCCTTGACGAGCCGACGGTCGGGCTCGACCCGGCGGCAAGGCGCATACTGCTCGACTATGTCAAAAAGCACGTGAAGGGTGGGCTGACCGTGTTTTTCACGACCCATATCATGGAGGAGGCAGAGTACCTCTGCGACGAGATAGCGATAATCAACCGCGGCAAGATAATCGCCACCGACACGCCGGCCGGCCTGAAGCAAAAGTACGGGGGCGTTAAGGCAGTGGAGATAAAACTAAGGGATTCATCGGCACAATCTGTCATGCACATAATCAGACCGATAGCAGGCAGCAGCTCGATTATCGAGACGCCGGCGGAAAGCATGATTAGGATAAGCTCCGCAGACGCTCAGGAGATGCTAATGAAGATAATCGAGTCGCTTTCAAAAGACGCGGTCCAGATAGAGAGCGTGTCAGTCAACCCGCCGACGCTTGAAGAGGTCTTCCTCGCCGTTATAGACAAGGAAGAAAAAGAAGCCTAG
- a CDS encoding dihydrolipoyl dehydrogenase codes for MEEFDLIVIGSGSGLDVANAAAESGLRVAVIEKGRMGGTCLNRGCIPSKLLIHSADVAEMIRSAGQFGINVDGFTVDFEKIINRTNSIVDSDSDRIRQAFSEIDNPKLFPHECRFVDKKTISVGGQTIKADKILIASGTRPAIPKIKGLEGSGFITSDEALRLKKQPRVLTIIGGGYIAAELAHFFGSLGTKINIIQRRDMLVPDEDEEVARKFTDLFSKKYNVHLGYNTQSVSKSNGTFAVVAKNSSGKKIEIESDQLLVATGRVPNSDTLDLEKTGVKIDSAGFIVVDEHLETSAKGIFALGDAVGRYLFKHAANHEAQYAFHNLMHENKKVAVDYTAMPHAIFSSPQIAGAGYTEQELRSKGIKYTKAIYPYIRTAMGEAIEDRDGFVKLLASSEGKILGCHIIGSHASILIHEVLVAMKLGAGIDAISRTVHIHPALSEVVARAAYAFG; via the coding sequence ATGGAGGAATTCGACCTGATAGTAATTGGGAGCGGCTCAGGGCTCGATGTAGCAAACGCGGCCGCAGAGTCTGGCCTCCGCGTCGCGGTGATCGAAAAGGGCAGGATGGGAGGCACATGCCTTAACCGGGGCTGCATACCATCAAAGCTGCTAATACACAGCGCAGATGTCGCCGAAATGATCAGGAGCGCCGGACAATTTGGCATCAATGTCGATGGCTTTACGGTAGATTTTGAAAAAATAATCAATAGGACAAACAGCATCGTAGATTCCGACTCTGACAGGATCCGGCAGGCTTTCTCTGAAATAGACAACCCAAAGCTATTCCCGCACGAATGCAGGTTCGTCGACAAAAAGACAATTTCTGTCGGAGGCCAGACGATCAAGGCCGACAAGATACTGATAGCGTCAGGAACACGCCCGGCGATCCCAAAGATAAAGGGGCTTGAGGGGAGCGGCTTTATCACAAGCGACGAGGCGCTGAGGCTCAAAAAGCAGCCCCGCGTGCTTACGATAATCGGCGGAGGATACATCGCGGCAGAGCTGGCACACTTTTTCGGCTCGCTTGGGACAAAGATAAACATCATACAGCGCCGGGACATGCTGGTGCCCGATGAGGATGAAGAAGTCGCAAGAAAATTCACTGACCTATTTTCCAAGAAATACAATGTCCACCTTGGCTACAACACCCAGTCGGTGAGCAAAAGCAATGGCACGTTCGCCGTCGTTGCAAAAAATTCTTCAGGCAAAAAGATCGAAATAGAGTCCGACCAGCTGCTAGTGGCTACAGGCAGGGTGCCCAACTCGGACACGCTTGACCTTGAAAAGACAGGAGTCAAGATAGACAGCGCTGGCTTTATTGTCGTTGACGAGCACCTAGAGACAAGCGCCAAGGGGATATTTGCGCTGGGCGACGCCGTTGGGCGCTACCTGTTCAAGCATGCCGCAAATCATGAGGCACAGTACGCATTCCACAACCTGATGCATGAAAATAAGAAGGTCGCAGTAGACTATACGGCCATGCCGCATGCAATATTCAGCTCGCCTCAGATCGCCGGTGCCGGCTACACCGAGCAGGAGCTGAGATCCAAGGGCATCAAGTACACCAAGGCAATCTACCCGTACATCCGGACTGCGATGGGCGAGGCCATAGAAGACAGGGATGGGTTTGTAAAGCTGCTTGCTTCAAGCGAGGGCAAGATTCTTGGCTGCCACATAATCGGGAGTCACGCGTCGATTCTGATCCATGAAGTGCTTGTGGCGATGAAGCTTGGCGCTGGCATCGATGCCATTTCAAGGACGGTGCACATCCACCCCGCGCTTTCGGAGGTGGTTGCCCGGGCTGCCTACGCCTTTGGATAG
- a CDS encoding single-stranded DNA-binding protein translates to MSSSSSPPSHDFKGMLETMLRQRPELSPEQIRDLIDEKKRKVGAGYLTDQGALFLVAADLGISFDNVPKVQAGLKDIYVGAKDVTVTGRIMNIYPVHTFTKRDSNEQAATRTIVVYDKDARVKVKLWDKQVNLPDEMGLQAGDIIKIIKGYVRSGLDGKPVINLGSYSAIETVRGDDPAIPSIDSLNSTIDTITGPQDSAVITGTISANPRLSEFVNARGEASKSLQMQVSNDAGTRTLRAVIWNVDETRLPKVFKTGAKVRMIGVKVKQGNPQYGNGDFEIHGDEGTILQFSNSQEDVEVMPLRIVSVGEETGRGSFLCLAADRAGRTFVLTVDNSLASSDQLSAGAMIECVPSRIFGNSVVLSKDDSYIRVTDDDASFPKLTKFEKKIKDIQVSQDPCIVEAIVLQVPETADVTTKMGETVPVTSTLLGDDTGEIRLVGWRNQSASVNKLSVGDRVRLAGVTTGAGREGKAELTLRPYSSVTRLS, encoded by the coding sequence TTGTCGTCATCATCGTCACCACCGTCGCATGATTTTAAGGGGATGCTTGAAACCATGCTCCGGCAAAGGCCCGAGCTCAGCCCCGAGCAAATAAGGGATTTGATCGATGAAAAAAAGCGCAAGGTGGGCGCAGGCTACCTTACAGATCAGGGCGCACTATTTCTGGTCGCTGCAGACCTCGGCATCTCGTTTGACAACGTGCCCAAGGTACAGGCGGGCCTCAAGGACATTTACGTCGGGGCAAAGGACGTGACGGTCACCGGCAGGATAATGAACATCTACCCTGTCCACACGTTCACGAAAAGGGACAGCAACGAGCAGGCCGCCACCCGCACCATAGTTGTTTACGACAAGGACGCAAGGGTGAAGGTCAAGCTGTGGGACAAGCAGGTTAACTTGCCGGACGAAATGGGCTTGCAGGCCGGCGACATCATCAAGATAATCAAGGGTTACGTCAGGTCAGGGCTTGATGGCAAGCCGGTGATAAACCTTGGCAGCTACAGCGCTATCGAGACGGTGCGGGGCGACGACCCGGCGATCCCTAGCATCGACTCGCTCAACTCCACCATAGACACAATAACTGGGCCGCAGGACAGTGCGGTCATTACCGGCACGATAAGCGCCAACCCACGCCTTAGCGAGTTTGTCAATGCAAGGGGCGAGGCGAGCAAATCGCTCCAGATGCAGGTATCAAACGATGCCGGCACCCGCACGCTCAGGGCAGTCATCTGGAATGTCGACGAAACGAGGCTGCCAAAGGTCTTCAAGACCGGCGCCAAGGTGCGCATGATTGGGGTCAAGGTAAAGCAGGGCAACCCCCAGTATGGCAATGGCGACTTTGAGATCCACGGCGACGAGGGCACGATACTGCAGTTTTCCAATTCGCAGGAGGACGTAGAGGTCATGCCACTGCGGATCGTTTCTGTGGGCGAGGAGACGGGCAGGGGAAGCTTTCTCTGCCTTGCGGCTGATAGAGCGGGCAGGACATTTGTGCTGACGGTCGACAACTCGCTTGCCAGCTCAGATCAGCTGAGCGCCGGAGCCATGATCGAGTGCGTTCCTTCGCGCATCTTTGGAAATTCTGTGGTGCTATCAAAGGACGATTCATACATCCGGGTGACTGACGACGATGCCTCCTTTCCCAAATTGACAAAATTTGAGAAAAAGATCAAGGACATACAGGTGTCGCAGGACCCGTGCATAGTTGAAGCCATCGTATTGCAGGTGCCAGAGACCGCGGACGTCACCACCAAGATGGGCGAGACGGTGCCAGTGACTTCCACGCTCTTGGGGGACGACACGGGGGAGATAAGGCTGGTTGGCTGGCGCAACCAGAGCGCCAGCGTCAACAAATTGAGCGTAGGCGATAGGGTGAGGCTCGCAGGGGTCACGACAGGCGCAGGGCGAGAAGGCAAGGCAGAACTGACGCTCAGGCCGTACTCGTCGGTGACAAGGCTAAGCTAA
- a CDS encoding carboxylate-amine ligase, which translates to MGRSSAAAAARIARQASKLKAMVRSHSSRTDENFKVGVEIELCLIDAKGEPVNAKPAIERLRRYHDIDYEYGKCQLEYKTEPVSFDRLIRLNSQFEEFIEHLDMVVNRVFKRDVFPVFLGANPSPHVLKGGLVTRKPRYLQLARWQRRLPDIEIDGQKIKALHAAAAIQGFHLHLQGKNPNFTAQMFNHILNLIPAAILLGANSRLFAGRVFSLHEPRIYLYDQTEQQNSGFPGIPRYLAGVEDYIDYIVSRKPVIAKDYFGLVKERHDDARIRLNTGFYRVETRVMSVQPTPKTMMALTEFFAGYLHKAIHEERALRPLASIREERQAVVRSGFNARTHFNIIETVRSQLDYARKGLANLGVKPDFLGILEKRLENRTTAGEYVANMWQSKYGDREHALQEVVWNVWQKTKSNSPIA; encoded by the coding sequence GTGGGCAGGTCATCTGCAGCAGCTGCCGCGCGCATTGCAAGGCAGGCAAGCAAGCTCAAGGCGATGGTGCGCAGCCACTCTTCCCGGACCGATGAAAATTTCAAGGTCGGAGTCGAGATCGAGCTCTGCCTCATTGATGCCAAGGGAGAGCCGGTCAACGCAAAGCCGGCCATCGAGCGCCTGCGCAGGTACCACGACATCGACTATGAGTACGGCAAGTGCCAACTGGAATACAAGACCGAGCCCGTATCTTTTGATCGCCTGATCCGGTTGAACTCGCAGTTTGAGGAGTTCATAGAGCACCTTGACATGGTGGTCAACCGAGTCTTCAAGCGCGATGTGTTCCCTGTGTTTCTTGGAGCAAACCCGTCGCCCCACGTCCTGAAGGGTGGTCTCGTTACAAGAAAGCCGCGCTATTTGCAATTGGCAAGGTGGCAGCGCAGGCTCCCTGATATAGAGATCGACGGGCAAAAGATCAAGGCGCTTCACGCAGCGGCCGCTATACAGGGCTTTCACCTCCACCTGCAGGGCAAGAACCCTAACTTTACAGCACAGATGTTCAACCACATTCTGAACCTCATTCCGGCGGCAATCCTGCTTGGCGCCAATAGCAGGCTCTTTGCCGGCAGGGTGTTTTCGCTGCATGAGCCCCGGATCTACCTGTACGACCAGACAGAGCAGCAGAACTCGGGGTTCCCCGGCATCCCGCGGTACCTCGCTGGCGTAGAGGATTATATCGACTACATTGTTTCAAGAAAGCCAGTGATCGCAAAGGACTATTTTGGGCTTGTCAAGGAAAGGCACGACGATGCCCGCATACGCCTCAACACCGGCTTTTACAGGGTCGAGACCCGGGTCATGTCAGTCCAGCCCACGCCAAAGACAATGATGGCTCTGACAGAATTTTTTGCTGGCTACCTCCATAAGGCGATCCATGAAGAAAGGGCACTCCGGCCTCTTGCGTCGATAAGGGAGGAGCGGCAGGCAGTTGTAAGGTCTGGATTTAACGCAAGGACGCATTTCAACATCATCGAGACTGTCAGGAGCCAGCTTGACTATGCAAGAAAAGGGCTTGCCAACCTGGGGGTCAAGCCGGACTTTTTGGGCATCCTTGAAAAGCGCCTTGAAAACAGGACCACCGCCGGCGAATACGTCGCCAACATGTGGCAGTCGAAATACGGCGACCGCGAGCATGCCCTGCAGGAAGTCGTCTGGAACGTGTGGCAAAAGACAAAGAGCAATAGCCCCATCGCCTAG
- a CDS encoding DEAD/DEAH box helicase, translating to MKDQARNKNENSSAPEQLQTLKSDHAEEQLTIEKFRKEGFTSLTTIQRKALPVIARKVNCLLVAPTGSGKTEAAVMPVFTMLAHQREVPAKTIRAIYITPLRALNNDVLRRVVRYAQSEGLRVEIRHGDTTVLARKKIVKDPPDVLITTPESLAVVLTSEKMLAALKGLQWVIVDEVHELVANERGAHLSLSLERLQAASSSQHVARIGLSATVGNLKQTAQFVSGTGRRHAVLVDTTSRGYDIDVRFVKGSLNNVAHFVIEYVKKEKVEGSILLFTNTRDEAEYLGTILKNQGDIKVDVHHGSLSKEMREETEHTLRSGEAGIVVCTSSLELGLDIGSVDLVIHYGSPRQVSKLMQRIGRSRHRQRSFAKGLVVTNNADDEIEALAIIRRMKKGSIEEQKMHEGALDVMAHHLVGLAMQTRDPVKVDYAYDLMTRAYPFRNVSLFDVESCLDILASHNVIKYDRDNRTYVRRIKAYKYYFENLSMIPHVLKFEVIDSISKRRIGTLDQQFVGDYGEKGNVFVLKGSQWRVLSVDEGRLVVNVEPLRGAAINIPYWVGEMIPVDYKTAEEVGEIRNQAANDAIKLSTPIMDETKKALKVIPDSKNIVVESYGARNMLVIHSVFGSKVNNTLASLLSTILSSQLGYIVESRSDAYRIMLTSSARIVQGKLEAVLSDVYDLEPVIIAALTGTHNINWKVWMVAKRFGMISREAVYDKKVARMIYDRYSKTPVSAESIRELVHDKYDIARTQKVLDDIKQKKIKIHWLEVTEFSDLAKTIIEHSGKMAGAMPLSVEKGVIELIKERLEKTKHRLVCIRCGKWERVMETKYVPEEISCPYCRSRLITATFWSDDEMSRVIRTRLAGGKLTAEQNHKFERAWKVASLVNNFGKKAIIVLSGHGVGADTAARILRNYIDEEQVYKSIYEAERQYVITRGFWAD from the coding sequence ATGAAAGATCAAGCCAGAAACAAAAACGAGAACAGCAGCGCCCCGGAACAGCTGCAGACACTGAAAAGTGACCACGCAGAAGAACAGCTTACCATAGAAAAATTTCGAAAAGAAGGCTTTACATCTTTAACCACGATCCAGCGCAAGGCTCTGCCAGTCATTGCCAGAAAAGTGAACTGCCTGCTTGTCGCGCCCACCGGCTCCGGCAAGACCGAGGCTGCAGTCATGCCCGTTTTCACGATGCTTGCCCACCAGAGGGAGGTCCCGGCCAAGACCATAAGGGCGATTTACATCACTCCGCTGCGCGCCCTCAACAACGACGTTCTCCGACGTGTCGTGCGCTATGCACAGTCCGAAGGCTTGCGGGTCGAAATCCGGCACGGCGACACCACGGTTCTGGCAAGGAAGAAAATAGTCAAAGACCCGCCGGATGTCTTAATAACCACGCCAGAGTCGCTTGCGGTGGTCCTGACAAGCGAAAAGATGCTGGCGGCCCTGAAAGGCTTGCAATGGGTCATTGTCGACGAAGTGCACGAGCTGGTGGCAAACGAGCGGGGCGCCCACCTTTCATTGAGTCTTGAGCGTCTGCAGGCCGCGTCATCGTCACAGCACGTCGCAAGGATCGGGCTTTCTGCCACGGTTGGCAACCTAAAGCAGACCGCGCAGTTTGTTTCGGGCACGGGCAGGCGCCACGCGGTGTTAGTGGACACGACAAGCCGCGGCTACGACATCGATGTCAGGTTCGTCAAGGGCTCGCTCAACAACGTCGCGCATTTTGTGATCGAATACGTAAAGAAGGAGAAGGTTGAAGGCTCGATCCTACTTTTCACAAACACCCGCGACGAGGCCGAGTACCTAGGCACCATCCTGAAGAACCAAGGCGACATCAAGGTGGATGTCCACCACGGGTCGCTCTCAAAGGAGATGCGGGAAGAGACAGAGCATACTTTGAGATCAGGAGAAGCAGGCATAGTGGTATGCACGAGCTCGCTCGAGCTTGGCCTTGATATCGGCTCGGTAGATCTGGTTATCCACTACGGGTCGCCCCGGCAGGTATCAAAATTGATGCAGAGGATCGGCCGGAGCAGGCACCGGCAAAGGAGCTTTGCCAAGGGTCTGGTGGTTACCAACAACGCTGACGACGAGATAGAAGCGCTTGCGATAATCCGGCGTATGAAAAAAGGCTCCATCGAGGAGCAAAAGATGCATGAAGGCGCGCTCGATGTCATGGCCCACCACTTGGTTGGACTGGCAATGCAGACTCGTGATCCGGTAAAAGTGGACTATGCGTACGACCTTATGACCCGCGCCTACCCCTTTAGAAACGTCAGCTTGTTTGATGTCGAAAGCTGCCTTGACATTCTGGCAAGCCACAACGTCATAAAATACGACCGGGACAACCGCACCTACGTCCGCAGGATAAAGGCGTACAAGTATTACTTTGAGAACCTCTCCATGATACCCCATGTCCTGAAATTCGAGGTCATTGACTCGATAAGCAAGCGCAGGATAGGCACGCTTGACCAGCAGTTCGTGGGCGACTATGGTGAAAAGGGCAACGTCTTTGTGCTCAAGGGATCGCAGTGGCGCGTTCTGTCGGTGGACGAAGGTCGATTGGTAGTTAATGTCGAACCTCTGCGTGGCGCTGCAATCAACATCCCCTACTGGGTCGGCGAAATGATCCCTGTCGACTACAAGACTGCCGAAGAGGTGGGCGAAATACGCAACCAGGCTGCAAATGACGCGATAAAGCTGTCGACTCCAATAATGGACGAGACAAAAAAGGCGCTAAAAGTAATCCCGGATTCAAAGAACATTGTTGTTGAAAGTTACGGTGCGCGCAACATGCTGGTCATACATTCCGTTTTTGGATCAAAGGTGAACAACACGCTCGCATCATTGTTATCAACCATCCTGTCGTCGCAGCTGGGCTACATTGTCGAGTCGAGGTCTGACGCCTACAGGATAATGCTCACCTCAAGCGCAAGGATCGTGCAGGGCAAGCTTGAAGCCGTGCTGAGCGACGTCTACGACCTAGAGCCAGTGATCATTGCAGCCCTGACAGGCACTCACAACATCAACTGGAAGGTGTGGATGGTCGCAAAGCGCTTTGGCATGATAAGCCGCGAAGCAGTCTATGACAAGAAGGTGGCGCGCATGATCTACGACAGGTATTCAAAGACGCCAGTGAGCGCTGAGTCGATACGCGAGCTGGTGCATGACAAGTACGACATAGCACGGACGCAAAAGGTGCTTGATGACATCAAGCAGAAAAAGATCAAGATCCACTGGCTGGAAGTGACCGAGTTTTCAGACCTTGCCAAGACGATAATAGAACACTCTGGCAAGATGGCCGGCGCGATGCCGCTGAGTGTGGAAAAAGGGGTGATCGAGCTCATAAAGGAGCGGCTGGAAAAGACAAAGCACCGGCTGGTGTGCATCCGCTGCGGCAAGTGGGAGCGCGTGATGGAGACCAAGTATGTGCCTGAAGAGATATCGTGCCCCTACTGCCGGTCGCGCCTCATCACCGCGACTTTCTGGTCGGACGACGAGATGTCAAGGGTGATCAGGACAAGGCTTGCAGGCGGCAAGCTGACTGCCGAGCAGAACCACAAGTTCGAGCGGGCGTGGAAAGTGGCGTCGCTTGTCAACAACTTTGGCAAGAAGGCGATAATAGTGCTGTCAGGTCACGGGGTTGGTGCCGACACCGCAGCAAGGATACTGCGCAACTACATCGACGAAGAGCAGGTGTACAAGAGCATCTACGAAGCAGAGAGGCAGTACGTGATCACCCGCGGCTTTTGGGCTGATTAA